The following nucleotide sequence is from Solidesulfovibrio carbinolicus.
GGAGGCGGCGGCCCTGGCCCTGGCCGGGCTGGCCTTTCCGGATTTTTGCGAGGCCGACGCCTGGGTGGAGGAGGGGCTTGCCCGTCTGGGGTGCGAGGCCGGGAGCCAGTTTCTGGACGACGGCGTCCATGGGGAACGCTCGCCGCTGTATCACGGCATTTGCCTTCAGGCCTGCTTGGAGGTCTGGCTGGCCACCCGGGAAGCCGGGCATCGCTTTCCCGGCTTTTCGGACCGGGACATCGTGCGCTGGTTGGGTGTCCTGGCAGCCCTGGCCCGGCCAGACCGGAGTCTGCCGTCCCTCAATGATTCGGGCAGCGTCGACCGGGATGCCAGGCCTTTGCTGGGCCTGGGGCGGGAACTGCCGGGGGGGACGGCGGCGCGCGTCCCGGTCGGGCCGGTTTTGCTTCCCGACGCCGGCTTCGCCGTGTTGCGCCGGGGGAGGGATTTCGCCCTGCTCAAGGCCGGCCCCAGGCCGCCTGCCCATGCCCACGAAGACGACATGGCCGTGGAGGCCTGTCTGGCCGGCCGCCCCGTGCTGGTCGATCCCGGCATCAGCCGCTACGCGCCATCGCCAAGGACAGAAGCCTGTCGTTTGGCGGCGGCCCATTCCTGTCTACTGACCGACGTCTCCCTGGGACGGGCAGAAGGGCTGTCGCTTGCCCAAGCGGAGGGTCTGCTCGTGGCCTCGGCCGCGCGCCGGGGCGAGGGGCTGGTCCATCGCCGTGACGTCTGTCTGTTGGAAACGGGAATCGTGGTGGTGCGCGACGTGCTTTCGGGAGTCGTTGCCGGGGAGGTGCGGGTCCATTGGCAGTTCGCCCCGGGCTGGTTGCGGCTGGGGCGGCGCAGTCTGATCGCCCGGGGAGAGGGGTTCCGCTTTGTGCCGTTTTTGGGCGGGATAGGCGTTTCAGCCCGCCTGCGTCAGGGGCGGCCGGGGCCGACGGGCGGCTGGGTTTCCTGGGCCGGTCGGGACGTTGTCGCCCCCCATCTGGAATATGTCTGCCGGCCCGACGGGCCGTGCTGTCTGTGGTGGGCGCTCCTGCCGGCTGGAGAGGCCCGTCTGGACCAGGAGGGGCTGCGCGTTATCCATCTCGACGGGACCATCAGCCTTCTTGCGGCAGATCCCTGGACCCTGCGCCGGTCGCCTCCCCGCCGCACCACGCGAAAAACGCGTCTATGACCGCATCCAGTGCTTCCTGGCAGACGTGGAAGTTCTCCCGGCCGGCGGCAAACACCGGCAACCCCCGGGCCGGGCGCTGGAGCATGGCCAGCTCGTAGGCCGGGAAATACAAAACGCCGGCATGGCGGGCCGCAAACTCCTCGGCCGCCACACGCAGCACGGCCTTGGCGTGGCAACTGGCGGCAAAGACGTCGGCATCCTCCCGGAAGGTGGCCCATTGCTGGATGGGCGACAGGACCAGCACGAGCCGGCAGTCTGGATTGGCGGCGCGCAGCAGGGCCAGCACGCCCTTCAGAGCGGCGATGTTCTCGGCCACGCCCGTGGTCCGATGCCGGTAGCGGCCCATGTCGCCGCCCTCGATCACATACGGCCCGGACGGCAGGCACAGCACCGCTCCGGTTTCCGTATCCTCCCAGATTTCGGTGTAATCAAGGCTGAGGACCAACGCTTTCGCCGTGGTCAGCACCCGGCGGGCGCAGCGGCGATGCCGGGCGAAGTCCGCTTCCGCCGCCTCCATGTCGTCGTACAGGACAATGCGTCGGTAAGGGTCCTGGATCATGCCGGTTTGCGGGGATATCCACCAGCGCGGCTGTGGGACGGCGTCGGTCAGGGCGTATTCCAATACCTGACGCACGGAGAAGAGGTTGTACAGGCGTTCCCAGGCGGCGCTGGCATGTCTGGCGGCCGGGTTGCCGGCCTCTTCCTGAAGGAAGTTCCAGCCCCGGGCCAGCAGCCGGGTCTTGAATTCCCGGATAAGGCACGAGCCGATGCCGGCGATGGGCGTTGTCGCGTCAATGTCCGGCCGGGAACCGGCGGCCAGGGGATAGCGGCCGGCCGGAGGGTTGTCGTAGGAGCCGGGCCAGACCTGCCAGGAATGGAAACGGCGCAGGGGATGGACGTCGCATTGGCCGGTCTTGGCGGTCATCGCCTGGCTCCGACCATGAGGCTCCAGCCGAGCCGGTTCGACGGAAAAAGGCGGCCCAGGGGGCGGTCCAGGGCGGCGAGGGCCTCAATGCGCCGGAAGGCCCGTCTCGAGCCCGGAGGCAGGGGCAGCTTGTGGGGCAGGATATACGCGCCGCGCCAGGCGTAGGGCGTCAGACCCGCCCGGCGCAGCAGCCGGGCCAGGCTTCGCGGGGAATAAAAGCGCCGATGGGTGGCGTCCCAGCCCATCCAGTCCCGTTGCCCCAGAATCAGCCGCCGCCAGCCGCCTTCCAGCACGAAATTGAGCGACCAACTGTTCTGGGTGGCCAGGACCAGCCGGCCGCCCGGGGCCAGATGCCTGGCCACAGCGTCGAGCAGACCCTGATCGTCGGCGACGTGCTCGAGCACGTCGCGCAGGCAGATGGCGGAAAACCGGGCGTCAGGGGAAAGGGCGGGCTCGTCGGCGGCGACGAACGCCGTGCGTTCGGCCAGGCCGCCACGCCTGGCCAGCAGGGTGGCGGCGGCTGCGGCCTCGGGCAGTGCGTCCAGGCCCAGGGCCAGGGTCGCGCCCCGTTTGGCCGCCTCCACGGCGAAAAAACCGGCACCGCAGCCGAAATCGAGCACCTTTGCGCCGGCGAGGTCGCCCAGCAGCGC
It contains:
- a CDS encoding GSCFA domain-containing protein is translated as MTAKTGQCDVHPLRRFHSWQVWPGSYDNPPAGRYPLAAGSRPDIDATTPIAGIGSCLIREFKTRLLARGWNFLQEEAGNPAARHASAAWERLYNLFSVRQVLEYALTDAVPQPRWWISPQTGMIQDPYRRIVLYDDMEAAEADFARHRRCARRVLTTAKALVLSLDYTEIWEDTETGAVLCLPSGPYVIEGGDMGRYRHRTTGVAENIAALKGVLALLRAANPDCRLVLVLSPIQQWATFREDADVFAASCHAKAVLRVAAEEFAARHAGVLYFPAYELAMLQRPARGLPVFAAGRENFHVCQEALDAVIDAFFAWCGGEATGAGSRDLPQEG
- a CDS encoding alginate lyase family protein, encoding MHNPELPPELFRGDRFFATDTLVSLQILPLEAAGVHPLCLALPLAHHECDLSAWDGLALTAVNRTKQPLAVGLRLVHAGEGQPFSVTGGREQLLPDEPRRIFFPWSGFGSYGQIGGWRRVTAIKAVFRRERGQDGPPVLAAAVIGLEAVRRNGVVGPRLTEAGLVQVLDRPVAEALSCRAFPAYAVSPAILAVPPPVFPYPLERPGAVGRGQIMGQAPGLPPDWEADPQGELEWRHFLHRHHFLRPLLQAGGDRSGQVGAILSDWIVRHPVPLDSDGGAGPSFETLSVAWRLREWIYALAAVWNRPAFAPAAKSLILRSVWEQARHLRDHRGHPGNWRLVEAAALALAGLAFPDFCEADAWVEEGLARLGCEAGSQFLDDGVHGERSPLYHGICLQACLEVWLATREAGHRFPGFSDRDIVRWLGVLAALARPDRSLPSLNDSGSVDRDARPLLGLGRELPGGTAARVPVGPVLLPDAGFAVLRRGRDFALLKAGPRPPAHAHEDDMAVEACLAGRPVLVDPGISRYAPSPRTEACRLAAAHSCLLTDVSLGRAEGLSLAQAEGLLVASAARRGEGLVHRRDVCLLETGIVVVRDVLSGVVAGEVRVHWQFAPGWLRLGRRSLIARGEGFRFVPFLGGIGVSARLRQGRPGPTGGWVSWAGRDVVAPHLEYVCRPDGPCCLWWALLPAGEARLDQEGLRVIHLDGTISLLAADPWTLRRSPPRRTTRKTRL
- a CDS encoding class I SAM-dependent methyltransferase; amino-acid sequence: MVAHNPCDPGQGYPPQHWLRQQDPETVLAAGAAQQALTYSRIKNEHLFALLGDLAGAKVLDFGCGAGFFAVEAAKRGATLALGLDALPEAAAAATLLARRGGLAERTAFVAADEPALSPDARFSAICLRDVLEHVADDQGLLDAVARHLAPGGRLVLATQNSWSLNFVLEGGWRRLILGQRDWMGWDATHRRFYSPRSLARLLRRAGLTPYAWRGAYILPHKLPLPPGSRRAFRRIEALAALDRPLGRLFPSNRLGWSLMVGARR